DNA from Frateuria edaphi:
GTTCCTGGTCGTCGCGCTGATCAGCGGGCGTATGGCCACGCAGCTTGCGCGGCAGGTGGCGTCGCTGCGGGCGGCCCAGGCGCGCGCCCGTACGTTGCTGGAACTCGGGCAGTCGCTGGCCGCAAGCGGAACGCAGAGCCAGGCGATCTGCGATACCGGCATCAGCGCCCTTGCCTTGGCACTGAACGCACAAGCAGCGGCCATCGTTCGGAGCGACAGCGGCAACTGGGACGTATGGGTGGCCTCGCCGGCTGCCTTCGAGCTTGCGCCCGGTGAGCTGGCCGCGGCAGAGGATCTTGTATCGAACCCGCAACAGGCGACAGCCACCCCTTGGGTGATGCGTCTGGGGGGTGCGGACTGGCGGGCGGGAATAGTGGTCATCCGCCCGCACGGGCCGACCACCATCGAGGCCGAACGCGTGAGTCTGGCAAGAGAGATGGTCAGGGACATCGGCCTTGCATTGGAGCGTGGGCATCTTGCCGAGGCTCTTGAAGAGGCGCGCGTGCAAGGGGAAACCGAACGGCTGCGCAATGCCTTGCTGTCGTCCGTGTCCCACGACCTGCGCTCTCCGTTGGCCTCGATGATCGGAGCGGCGAGCACGCTTTCCGCCTACGAGTCCCAGCTTCCAGTAGCGGAGCGACGCGAATTGCTCGATGCCATTTTGGGCGAGGGCCAGAGGCTGGATCGCTACGTCCAGAACCTTCTTGACATGGCCCGGCTCGGGCACGGCGCACTGACGCTGCATCGTGACTGGGTGGACGCGAGCGAAATCGTGCTGGCGGCCGTCGCACGACTGCGCCGGTACTATCCGACCGCCCTAATCGAGACCCGGCTGTCACCGGAGACTCTGCTGCTGCACGTACACCCAGCGCTGATCGAACAGGCGCTTTTCAATATCCTGGAAAATGCAGTGCAGGTTTCGCCCCCCGGACGTCCGGTGGACGTGTCGCTCCGCGAGCAGGAAGGGTCGATAGGCATCGAGGTCGTCGATGAAGGGCCGGGCATTCCCGAAGCCGAGCGGGCGCGCATCTTCGATATGTTTTTTTCCGTCTCGCGCGGCGACCGGGCACCCAAGGGCACCGGCCTCGGGCTGGCGATCTGCCGCGGGATGATCGGTGCACACGGCGGAAGTGTGGAAGCCTTCGCGCGCACGGGCGGCGGTACGATCCTGCGCGTGACGTTGCCCATGCCCACGCCACCGGAGGCGAGTACGTGAATCCGAACGCCCCCTCCGTGCTGGTGGTCGACGACGAGGCGCAGATCCGCCGTTTCCTCGATATCGCATTGCGCGCCGAGGGTTATCGCGTGCTGCAGGCAAGCACCGCGGAAGCGGGACTCGCGCTGGCCGCCACGCAGGCGCCGGACCTTGTCATTCTCGATCTCGGGCTGCCCGACCGCGAAGGCCACGAGGTGCTGGCAGAACTCCGGCAGTGGAGTGCGGTGCCTGTCCTGATGTTGTCGGTGCGCGACTCCGAAGCGGAAAAGGTGCGCGCCCTTGACAACGGTGCCAACGATTATGTGACTAAGCCGTTCGGCGTACAGGAGGTGATGGCGCGCCTTCGCGCGCTCTTGCGCGACCGCGTGCTTGCCGCCTCCCGCGAACCGTCGCCGCGCTACGAAGACGGGCACTTGGTGATCGACCAAGTGCGCCGGGAGGTCAGCCTGGATGGCGAGGCCTTGTCACTCACCCGCAAGGAATATGCGGTTCTGGCCGCCTTGCTGCAACACCCCGATCGCGTGGTCAGCCAGCAGCAGCTCCTGCGTGAGGTCTGGGGCGCAAGCCACGTCCACGACACGCATTATTTGCGGATCGTCGTCGGACGGTTGCGCCAGAAGCTCCACGACGACCCGGCGTCGCCGCGATGGCTGAAGACGGAGCCCGGCGTCGGGTATCGCTTCCTGGCGAAGTCTGGAGGTGGAAACCAGCACCAAGGTGCGTAAGTCGGACGGAAGGCCCGATGTTCGCTTTGGGTCGCAGGCGGACAGCTCCTGACCTCGATACGGGGCGATCGCGCACGTTGACTGTCCTCAGGCTGAAATGTCCACCTCCGACCAGAAGGGGACATGCAACACCGATCCGAGCTGCGAAATGGGTCCGGCTTGATTGACGTGTTACCTCGTGGTTGCCTGAGCTATGGCGCGGCCCTATTTGGCCTTTGGATTCTCCAACGACAAGCTTTTCTCGACCATCAGGTCGGATACCGCTTCATGGAATGGCTTGAGGGGATGGGCGGAACAATAAGCGCTCAACCAATGGTTCATCGAATCGGAGTCAGGAAGGTCCGCATACTTTTGGAACTTCATGTAGAGCGCGACGTTCAGCCCGGTCATGAAGCCCTGCGCCCATTGATTGTACGTGGCCTTGTTTGGAGTGATGCCCTGTTCTTTGCGAACGGCCAGATATTGACTGCACGAAGCGATGCCGAGACCTCGCATGGTCGCCGGACCATCGTCTGCAGAGGCGATACCAGTGAAAGCCAGCAGTCCCGCCAGCAACGTAAGACGCATCATGACTCCCCGTATTAGCCGTAAAAAACGCCAGTTTTTTTCCAAGCGACTACAGGATAACAACCGGACCCGCCGCGACAAGGCTGTCCGTTTTTGGCCGATAGCGGCCGCCGGAACTCAGGTGGGATCCGATATCTGCGACTCGATGAAGCTGGCGAATGCTCTCGCCTTGGCACTGGCCTGCCGTCCCGTTGGGAATACGGCCCACAAGTCGACAGGTGGCAAGCTCCAGCCATCGAGAACGGTTTTCACTGCACCTGACGCAAGCTCGGGAGCGAACATCCACTCTGACGCGACGGCCAGCCCCATTCCGGCAAAGACGCCCTCGCGCACGCCCTCGGCCGCCGTGACGCGAATGCGTCCCTGCATCGCGACCGACGCCGTGGTGCCTTCTCGGTGGAACGACCACTCGGTGCCGCCGCCGCGCTGCTCGTAGATCACGGCCTGGTGCCCGGCGAGATCGGCGGGCACGTGCGGCACGCCCATGCGTTCGAGGTAGGCGGGGGTGGCGAAGACGTGGCGGGGGCTCTGGGCGATCTTGCGGGCGATCAGGTTGGAGTCGGCGAGGTTGCCCATGCGCAGGGCGATGTCGATGCCTTCCTCGATCAGGTCGATGTTGCGGTCGTCCAGCACGAAGTCGACGTCGAGCTGGGGGTGCTGTTCCAGGAACAGCGGCAGGCGCGGCAGTACGTGCAGGCGCGAGAAGGTGACCGCGGCGCAGATGCGCAGGCGGCCGGAGAGGGTGGCGCCGGCACCGCGGGCGGCGTGTTCGGCTTCGTCGGCTTCCTCGATGGCGCGCCTGGCGCGTTCGTAGAAGCTGCGGCCGGCTTCGGTGGGCGTGAGGCCGTGGGTGGAGCGCAGCAGCAGCCGCACGCCGAGGCGCTCTTCCAGTTGGGCGATGGTCTTGGAGACAGCCGGCTGGCCCACGCGCAGGAGCCGGGCGGCGCCGGAGAAGGAGCCGGCGTCGACGACGCGGACGAAGGCTTCCATCGCGGCCAGGCGGTCCATCGTTATTCCCCCTTGGAATGAAGCCTATGAGCGGCGCAAGGCTACCGCGGATGCGCGGGACGGGCGATACAGGCATGGCCGCTACCAGCGCGCGCGGCCGTGGCGGCGCGCGGCGAGGTGGCGCCCCCTCCCCCCCACGAGACACGACGACATGAAACTGGAAGGCAGCAAGGTGCTGGTCACCGGCGGTTCGAGCGGCATTGGCCTGGCGATCGCGCAGATCCTGGCGGCGAAGGGCGCGCACGTGCTCATCAGCGGCCGGCGACAAGAGGCGCTAGAGACGGCCGCGCAGCGGTTGCGCGCGGACGGCGGGCGCGTGGATGCGGTGGCGGCCGACGTCACCACCGCCGACGGGCTGGCGGCCACGATGGCCGCGGTCGAGGGCACGCTCGGCGGGCTGGACGTGCTCGTCAACAATGCCGGCGGCGTGCGTGCCGGCCGGCTGGAGGCGACGAGCGAGCGCGAGATCCGCGCGATGATCGAGGTGAACCTGGTCGCGCCGATCCTGCTCACGCGCGCGGCGCTGCCACTGCTGCGCCGCAGTGGCCACGGCATGGTGGTGGACGTGTCCTCGGCGATCGCGCTGGTCGGTTTGCCGTTCTATGCCACCTACGCGGCGGCCAAGGCCGGCATCGCGCATTTCGGCGAGGCGTTGCGGCGCGAGCTGAAGGGCGAGGGCGTGCATGTGCTGACGGCCTACCCGGGCGCGACCGATACCCCGTTGATGGCGTCCAGCCGCGCTGGCGCGGAGCAGGGGTTCGGGCGCGAGTCGGCGGCGGACGTGGCGGCCGCGATCGTGCAAGGCATCGAGGACGAGGCGTTCGAGGTGGTGCGCGCCAACGAGAAGCGGCTGCAGATGGTGGCGCTCAATCGCACCGATCCTGCTGCGGTCGATGCGCGGTTTGCCGAGCTCAAGCCGATGCTGGAGGAAGCGGTGCGGGATCACGCGGCGCTGTGAGTTGATCAGTTCGCGCGTTGCGGCTTGTCAAAAAAAACGCCCGGCTCTGGCCGGGCTTTTTTTTTCTGCGCCCAGGTCCCGCTTCGATTGCAGGGTCCTGCGGGGGCTGGCGCAGGAGGGTGTCTCCCTTTAGCCGGCATGGGCCGGTCGCATTCCCTATCGGAATAGCCCTTAGTCGTCGGCTCCGTCTACTCGGGCTTCTGGCGCGCCCGTAGCTTGGGTTCCACGGGAGGCGAGCGCTTCGACTCCCGATCGACCACACGGCACCCAAGGAGTCCGGCCATGACAACGTTCACCATCTACACCCCCGACAACGCACCCGCTGCCTCCAAGGCCGGCCTCGACGGCGCCAGGGCCGCCTTCGGCTTCGTGCCGAACCTGCAGGCGACCATGGCCGAATCGCCGGAGCTGCTGGCCGGCTATTCCACGCTGTGGGGCCTGTTCGCCGAGACATCGCTGACGCCGCACGAGCAGCAGGTGGTGATGCTCACCTCGAACTTCGAGAACGAGTGCCACTACTGCATGGCTGGCCACTCGGTGCTGGCGAAGATGCAGAAGATGGACCCGGCGGTGATCGCCGCGTTGCGCAACGGCACGCCGCTGCCCGATGCGCGGCTGGAAGCGCTGCATCGCTACACCGGGCTGGTCGTGCGCCAGCGCGGTTGGGTGTCGGACGCGGACACCGACGCCTTCCTGGCCGCCGGTTTTACCCGCCGCAACGTGTTCGAAGTGATCCTGGGCGTGGCGACCAAGGTGATGAGCAACTACACCAACCACATCGCCCATACCCAGCTCGACGCCTTCATGCACGGCAGCGAGTGGACCAAGCCGACCGCCGAACAGGCCGCCTGAGCCAGCGCCCGGTGCGCTGGCGGCCATGGTGTCGCTGGCGCCCAAACCAGGCCTCCGCTTCCCGTAATTCCCCGCGTTTCTCCGAGAGGATTTCCCCATGTCACTGCAAGCCAAGCTGGATGCCTTCAAGGCCGATTTCGAAGCAGGCAAACCACCGTACAGCGTGCCGCATTCGGTCATCGACGCGATGCATCGCGCCACCGCTGAACTGATCGCCTCCGGCGCGGCCGGGCGCGCGCTCAAGGCAGGCGACCGCGCGCCGTCGTTCGCGCTGAAAGACCCCCAGGGCCAGCTGGTGCAGTCGGCCGAACTGCTTCGGCAAGGGCAGTTGATCGTCAGCTTCTACCGCGGCGTGTGGTGTCCGTACTGCAACATGGAGTTGCAGGCGCTCGAGGCCGTTCTGCCCGAGTTCGACAGGCTCGGCGCGCGGCTGGTCGCGATCTCGCCGCAGGTTCCGGCGAACAGCCGCAAGTCGGTGCGCCAGAACCACCTGTCCTTCCCGATCCTGTCCGACACGAAGGGCGAGGTCGGCGCAGCCTTCGGCCTGCGCTTCGAACTGCCGGACTACCTGGTCGAGGTCTACAAGGGCCTGAAGAACGACCTGCCCGCGTTCAACGACGACCCGAGCTGGACGCTGCCGATGCCGGGCCGCTACGTGATCGGGCAGGACGGCACGATCCTCTACGCCGAAGTGAATCCGGACTACACCCGTCGACCCGAGGCGGAGGACATGCTGCCGGTACTGCGCCAGGCGGCGCAGAGTCGCGCGGCCTGAGTCGGCGCCCGCGGCCGGACTTCATGCGTTCGCATCGAAGCAGCTGCGGGTCCGCACCTGGCCGGTCACTCAACGGGCGAAGAAGGCGAGGATGGCCTCCGCGATCTCGCCCGCGTGTGTCTCCAGCGCGAAGTGCCCGGTGTCGAGGAAACTCACGCGTGCTTCGGGGATGTCGCGCTTGAACGCTTCGGCACCCGGCGGAAGGAAGAACGGATCGTTCCTGCCCCATATCGCCAGGAGGCGCGGCTGATGCTCGCGGAAGTACGCCTGGAAGGCCGGATACAGGGCGACGTTGCTTCTGTAATCGAGGAACAGGTCCAGCTGCACGTCGTCCATGCCGGGGCGGGCAAGGTAGTAATTGTCCAGCGCGATGCCATCGGGCGACACCAGCGATTCATCGGCGACACCATGGGTGTATTGCCAGCGCGTCGTGTCCGGGGCGAGCAGTTTGCGCAGTGCCTCGCGGTTGGCCTGCGAGGGGTCTTCCCAGTAAGCGCGGATGGGGTTCCAGCCCTCGCTCAGTCCTTCGACATAGGCATTGCCGTTCTGCGAAACGATGCCGGTGATGCGCTCGGGGTGTTTCACGGCGAGGCGGAAGCCGGTCGGTGCGCCGTAGTCGAACACATAGACCGCGAAGCGATCGAAACCCACCACCTCGGTAAAGCGGTCGATGACATCGGCGATGTGGTCGAACGTGTACCCGAACTGGTCTCGCGGCGGCATGTCGGACTGGCCGAAACCAGGCAGATCGGGCGCGACGATGTGGAAATCGTCACCGAGCAGCGGGATCAGGTCGCGAAACATGTGGCCGGCGCTGGGGAAGCCATGGAGCAGCAGCAACTTGGGTTTCCCGACCGTGCCTGCCTCGCGGTAGAAAACGTTCAGGCCGTCGACGTTGGCATGGCGATATCGAACAGTGGGCATGGCAGTTCTCCTTCGGTGTGGGAGGCGCGGTGCAGAGAGCGAAGGCCTACGCTGAATGGCTGGGTTCGCGCGGGACGCTGCTGGAAGCGCCGGTCCCGCAGATTCGGCTGGCAGGCCCATCAGTAACCGTCCCGAATGTCGCTATCCGGAACGAATCGGCGGCCCAGGCCGAGGTCGAGCCGTTCGCCATTGCATGGGGCGACGGCTGTGTTTCCTGTCTTTTTCGCGCCCTTCGCTGTCTGGAGGCGTTCTGGACCACGCGCCTGGCTTGATGTGGCCGTAACCGCTAAGACATAAGTTGGGAGGTTATGTTTTGGCAGAGTAACTTGTCAAGCGCGTTTTTGACGGTTACTTTGGCGACAGGAGAATTCGCATGACACAAGCGGTACCCGCCTTTTTCCTGGCCGACTCGCTCGCGCTGGACTTCCTCAACTCCGTGGCGACGCCCGTGGACGCCCCGGTCGACTGGCTCGGGGACGGCGAGGGACTGCTGGGCTGGCTTCGGCAGGCGCAACTCGTGCCCGAGGAGGTGCTCCTCGCGACGCGCGAGCGGGCCATTCCGGGGGAGATCGATCGGCTGGCCGGACAGGCCAGGGCGCTGCGCGAGTGGTTTCGCGGCTTCGTGCGCGATCACATGGGCCGCCCGCTGCGCGAGGCCGATCTGGCTGAACTTGCGCCGCTCAATGAACTGCTCAAGCGCGACGAAAGCTTTGGCCGGATCGTTGCGGCGCCCGCGGGCCAATCGCCCGCGTTCGCGCTGGCCCGGATGCGTCGTTGGAACTCACCCGAGGCTTTGCTGCTGCCGATCGCCGAAGCGATTGCCCGGGTGGTTTGCGACGAAGACTTCTCTTACGTGAAGGCTTGCGAGGGACCCACGTGCACACTGTTTTTCGCCGATCACACGCGAGGCCATGCTCGTCGCTGGTGCAGCATGGCCCTTTGCGGGAATCGCGCGAAACAGGCGGCCCACCGTCACCGGCGAAAGGCGCAGCCCGGCGGGTAATCGGATTGGCCAGATGGACGGACGTGCTTCGCAACCTGGTCCGTGATCTTTCCGGCGCGGACGCATCTCACGTCCGTGTCGTGGAAGCGGGTGCGTCCTCCTCGCGCCAGAAAGGCGCCACTGGCGTGGCGCCCTCGAGTCGCATTACTGGACCGCCGGGAAATCCAGCTCGGTGTCGTTGATGCGGTTGAACGTGTTGGTGAAGATGACCAACGCGATCGCCAGGCTGATATCCACCAGTTGCGCGTCGGTGTAGCCGGCCGCCCTGATCGCGGCGAACTCCGATTCGGCGATGGTGCCGCGGGTCTCGACCAGGAGGCGCACGAAACGGGCCAGCGCGTCGCGCTTGGCATCGCCGGTCGGCTGGCCGGCGCGGAGTTGCTTGAGCGCTTCGGGCTTCAGGCCGGCCATCTTGCCGAGCATGCTGTGTGCGGCCACGCAGTAGTCGCAACCGGTCACCTCGCTGACCAGCAGCTTGATGGTCTCCTGGTCCTGCCGGGTCAGGCCACCGGACGACAACACGGCTTCGGCCTGCAGTACCGCCTTGAGCGCGGCCGGGCCATGCGCGCCGATCGCGGCGAAGGTGTTGGGAACGCTGCCGGCGGCCTTGCGGATCTGCGCATAGACCTCGGCGGTAGCGCCGGTGGCCGACTGGACGGAAGGGGTAGCGATACGTGACATGGCGGACTCCTCGTTGGGTGGTTGGAACGTGGGAGTCACTTTAGGCGCGTATGGCGAGACAGTTAATGCTTCACATGCTTCAAAATATGCTCAATCGTACCATTCCTCCGTGCGGGGAATGCTTCGTCAGGTCTGCGCATAGAGCCTGAGGAAGTCATCGGCGGCCCGTTTGGCGCGCCGGTTGATCTCCGCGGTGCCCGGTGCTTCGCGCAAACGCAGCAGCAGGCTCACCAGCAGATCGTCCCAGAGCAGCGCGAGGAAACGGACGTCCATATCCTTCGGAGCATGCTTGTCGATCAGTCCTGCGGACCGCGCCTGTTCCGTGACCTGGCCGATCACGCCGCGCACCGACCGCCGTGACGACTCGAGGGTCGTGGCCACTTCCGGGGCGCGCTGGGCTTCCATGACGGCAAGCCGGAATACCGCCACCACCTCGGGTTGGGTGACTTCGCGCAACACGGTGGCGCCCAGCCGGGCGAGCAGGGTGGCCAGTTCGTCGCGTCGATCCGGCACCGCCAACTCGCTCGGCAAGCGCATGCGCCCGACGCGGTCGGCGATGCAGGCCGCCAGCATCGCCTGCTTGGTGCCGAAATGGGCGTACAGCTCGCGCTTGGACACCTGCGCGCGTGTGGCGATCTTCAAGGTGCTTGCTTCGGCGTAGCCCAGTTCCACGAACGTGTCCATGGCCGCCTGCAGGATGCGTTCGCGGACCGGCTGCGGGGCCGATGTCGGATCGGACTGTTCTTTCACACGCGCGCCCTTGCGTTGGTACTTGTGGGTACCGTAGCATGAGTGACGTTGGTACCAGTCGGTACCGACATCGAAACCCAGCCGCCGTCGCCCCTGCGTTGCTGCCTGGCGGCGCACGGTTCACTGCCAACCCCGGCGGAGGAGAGTTCCCATGTCGCCCGCACACATCTTCACCCTGCAGCTTGTCCTGGGATACGTCGCCTGGTTGCTCTGCTTCCGCGCCTACCTATGGCCCCGGCTGCGCTCGATGCCGCGTGCCGATGCGCACCGTGCGATCGCGACCCTGCACAGCTTTCGCTTCTTCGGGCTCGCGTTCGTGGTTCCCGGCGTGGTCGGGCCACAGCTTCCGGGCAGCTTTGCCGCGTTCGCCGCCTACGGCGACCTGGCCACCGGGGCGCTTGCCCTGCTCGCGCTGCTTGCCTGGAGGATGCGACCGCTCTTCTGGAGTGCGGTAGCCGCTTTCAACATCGTCGGTGCGGCCGACCTGCTGACCGATTACTTCCATGCGATCCGGGCGGGGCTTCCCGAACGTGCCGGTGAACTGGGTGCGACCTATGCGATCCCGGTCATCTACGTGCCGCTGCTGATGATCACGCACGTGGCGGCGTTCTACATGCTGGTGCGTTCCGGGACGACGCGGGGGATCGCATCGGATGCGACCCGGTCGCCCGTCGCGCGGCACGGGGTCGATGCCGCCCGCATCGGTGGATGATCCGGTAGACGCGGGAGGGTCGCGGGCGGCGCGCGCTCCTGGCAGGGAAGGCTGGGTCGCCAGCCTCTCGCGCTGCGGCTCAGTGGAGCTCGAGCGCCCGGACGTTGTCGCCCGTATTCCGGTCGATGAAGAGACCGTAGGGGTCGATGCCCGCGTAGGTCGGCTTCTTGTCCGTGACGAAGTGGAAGACCTGGTTGCCGCTGCGCACCTGCTTCCACGCCATCCGGATCACGTTGGCGCGGTCGAACGTGGCGGCGCCCGGCTCCGCGGTGAAGAGGCCGATCTCGATGAGCTCGTCGAGCGGCGCCTCCTGCTCCGTGCCCTTGCCATCGGCGTAGAACTTTTTCGCCTCGACCGGCACGGTCACGTCCCATTGGCCGTCGGCCCGCTGCACGGCCGTCGGCGGCTGCAGCTTGAGGTCGTAGAGCGTGATCCGCTCGAACAGGTCGGTGATCAGTCCCTGGTCCTCCGGTGTCCTCGCTTCCTCGCGCAGCAACGCGATCAGGTCGAGCGAGCGGGGGTAGGGCGCGACGGTGAAGCGGTAGCGGTCGACGAAGCGCTTGAGCGCGTGGTTCACTGCGTCCTCGCCGATGCGCTCCTGCAACAGGTACATGGCGAGCGCGCCCTTGCCGTAGGCGATGTATTGCTGGCTGAGTTCGACGCTGGCGAGCGGTTGCTCCGCGAGCACCTGGGTGCGGCGACCGCCCAGGTAGCGATCGAGCTGGAACTGGAGGTAACGGCGGATGCCGTCTTCGCCGTGCAGGCGCTTCATCACCATCAGCGCGGAATACTGCGCGAGCGTTTCGTACAGCAACCCGGCGCCCTGCATCCGCGCGCCCAGCACCTGATGTCCCCACCATTGGTGCGCAAGTTCGTGGGCGGTGAGCATGGTGACCATGTCGATCGCCTCCGGATCCCGCAGGTCCATCGCGAAGGACGCCGTTTCACCCACCGGGATGGTGTTCGCGAAGGCCTGTCCGCCCTGCCGGTAGGCGGGCGTTTCGATGATCCGCGCCTGGTCGAACTGATAGGGGCCGAAGGCCTGGCGGTAGTAGTCGATGGAGGCCTGCATGGCCCTCATCATGCGGTCGACGTTCCAGTGATGCGCGGGATGGAAGTAGATGGCGTAATCGACGCCGCCGTGCGTCTGCCTGCTTACGGCATAGCGCCCCGACTCGATCGCGAAGTAGTTCTTGATCGGCGTATCGGAGACGAAGCGCACCGTGCGGCGACCGTTCTGCACGCGCTCGGGAATGCGCTTGCCGGGCGCGATGGGGATCTGGTCGGCACGGGTCGAGACCGTGATGTCGGCCGTGGTCCAGCTGAGATCGCCGCTGGGCAGTCTGCGGGTGGCCGCCAGATCGTCCAGCCGCGGGAGCGGTAGCCGTTCGGGAAGGCCGTACTTGCGGCGCGCGGCCGGGTCGTCGAGCAAACCGACATCGCTCATGCCGATCCGCGGCGTCAGCTCGATGGTGTTCAGATCGGTACCGTTCGGCGCCACTCCCGTCTCGGTGCCGGCGGCGCGGAAGCCGACCTGCGCGCGGCGGGTGTAAAAAGTGAGCGAGCGCACTTCGCCTGGCCGCATGGGCGAGTCGAGGCGATAGATGCGATAGC
Protein-coding regions in this window:
- a CDS encoding sensor histidine kinase, encoding MIESRHPFACLARTDGWAGYAYATAITALGFALAFLADRYLSVANLALIFLTAVLAVAVRTRMSVAVYTAVACFLGYNFFFTRPRHTLAIADADDVLAVLLFLVVALISGRMATQLARQVASLRAAQARARTLLELGQSLAASGTQSQAICDTGISALALALNAQAAAIVRSDSGNWDVWVASPAAFELAPGELAAAEDLVSNPQQATATPWVMRLGGADWRAGIVVIRPHGPTTIEAERVSLAREMVRDIGLALERGHLAEALEEARVQGETERLRNALLSSVSHDLRSPLASMIGAASTLSAYESQLPVAERRELLDAILGEGQRLDRYVQNLLDMARLGHGALTLHRDWVDASEIVLAAVARLRRYYPTALIETRLSPETLLLHVHPALIEQALFNILENAVQVSPPGRPVDVSLREQEGSIGIEVVDEGPGIPEAERARIFDMFFSVSRGDRAPKGTGLGLAICRGMIGAHGGSVEAFARTGGGTILRVTLPMPTPPEAST
- a CDS encoding response regulator, with the protein product MNPNAPSVLVVDDEAQIRRFLDIALRAEGYRVLQASTAEAGLALAATQAPDLVILDLGLPDREGHEVLAELRQWSAVPVLMLSVRDSEAEKVRALDNGANDYVTKPFGVQEVMARLRALLRDRVLAASREPSPRYEDGHLVIDQVRREVSLDGEALSLTRKEYAVLAALLQHPDRVVSQQQLLREVWGASHVHDTHYLRIVVGRLRQKLHDDPASPRWLKTEPGVGYRFLAKSGGGNQHQGA
- a CDS encoding LysR family transcriptional regulator, with the translated sequence MDRLAAMEAFVRVVDAGSFSGAARLLRVGQPAVSKTIAQLEERLGVRLLLRSTHGLTPTEAGRSFYERARRAIEEADEAEHAARGAGATLSGRLRICAAVTFSRLHVLPRLPLFLEQHPQLDVDFVLDDRNIDLIEEGIDIALRMGNLADSNLIARKIAQSPRHVFATPAYLERMGVPHVPADLAGHQAVIYEQRGGGTEWSFHREGTTASVAMQGRIRVTAAEGVREGVFAGMGLAVASEWMFAPELASGAVKTVLDGWSLPPVDLWAVFPTGRQASAKARAFASFIESQISDPT
- a CDS encoding SDR family NAD(P)-dependent oxidoreductase, which produces MKLEGSKVLVTGGSSGIGLAIAQILAAKGAHVLISGRRQEALETAAQRLRADGGRVDAVAADVTTADGLAATMAAVEGTLGGLDVLVNNAGGVRAGRLEATSEREIRAMIEVNLVAPILLTRAALPLLRRSGHGMVVDVSSAIALVGLPFYATYAAAKAGIAHFGEALRRELKGEGVHVLTAYPGATDTPLMASSRAGAEQGFGRESAADVAAAIVQGIEDEAFEVVRANEKRLQMVALNRTDPAAVDARFAELKPMLEEAVRDHAAL
- a CDS encoding carboxymuconolactone decarboxylase family protein, yielding MTTFTIYTPDNAPAASKAGLDGARAAFGFVPNLQATMAESPELLAGYSTLWGLFAETSLTPHEQQVVMLTSNFENECHYCMAGHSVLAKMQKMDPAVIAALRNGTPLPDARLEALHRYTGLVVRQRGWVSDADTDAFLAAGFTRRNVFEVILGVATKVMSNYTNHIAHTQLDAFMHGSEWTKPTAEQAA
- a CDS encoding peroxiredoxin-like family protein, whose translation is MSLQAKLDAFKADFEAGKPPYSVPHSVIDAMHRATAELIASGAAGRALKAGDRAPSFALKDPQGQLVQSAELLRQGQLIVSFYRGVWCPYCNMELQALEAVLPEFDRLGARLVAISPQVPANSRKSVRQNHLSFPILSDTKGEVGAAFGLRFELPDYLVEVYKGLKNDLPAFNDDPSWTLPMPGRYVIGQDGTILYAEVNPDYTRRPEAEDMLPVLRQAAQSRAA
- a CDS encoding alpha/beta fold hydrolase; this translates as MPTVRYRHANVDGLNVFYREAGTVGKPKLLLLHGFPSAGHMFRDLIPLLGDDFHIVAPDLPGFGQSDMPPRDQFGYTFDHIADVIDRFTEVVGFDRFAVYVFDYGAPTGFRLAVKHPERITGIVSQNGNAYVEGLSEGWNPIRAYWEDPSQANREALRKLLAPDTTRWQYTHGVADESLVSPDGIALDNYYLARPGMDDVQLDLFLDYRSNVALYPAFQAYFREHQPRLLAIWGRNDPFFLPPGAEAFKRDIPEARVSFLDTGHFALETHAGEIAEAILAFFAR
- a CDS encoding CGNR zinc finger domain-containing protein, with product MTQAVPAFFLADSLALDFLNSVATPVDAPVDWLGDGEGLLGWLRQAQLVPEEVLLATRERAIPGEIDRLAGQARALREWFRGFVRDHMGRPLREADLAELAPLNELLKRDESFGRIVAAPAGQSPAFALARMRRWNSPEALLLPIAEAIARVVCDEDFSYVKACEGPTCTLFFADHTRGHARRWCSMALCGNRAKQAAHRHRRKAQPGG
- a CDS encoding carboxymuconolactone decarboxylase family protein; the encoded protein is MSRIATPSVQSATGATAEVYAQIRKAAGSVPNTFAAIGAHGPAALKAVLQAEAVLSSGGLTRQDQETIKLLVSEVTGCDYCVAAHSMLGKMAGLKPEALKQLRAGQPTGDAKRDALARFVRLLVETRGTIAESEFAAIRAAGYTDAQLVDISLAIALVIFTNTFNRINDTELDFPAVQ
- a CDS encoding TetR/AcrR family transcriptional regulator; amino-acid sequence: MRRQAATQGRRRLGFDVGTDWYQRHSCYGTHKYQRKGARVKEQSDPTSAPQPVRERILQAAMDTFVELGYAEASTLKIATRAQVSKRELYAHFGTKQAMLAACIADRVGRMRLPSELAVPDRRDELATLLARLGATVLREVTQPEVVAVFRLAVMEAQRAPEVATTLESSRRSVRGVIGQVTEQARSAGLIDKHAPKDMDVRFLALLWDDLLVSLLLRLREAPGTAEINRRAKRAADDFLRLYAQT